The following are encoded together in the Erwinia sp. E602 genome:
- the ptrA gene encoding pitrilysin, with protein sequence MRRYAVWLACFVSVALFSPLSMAENGWQPIAETIHKSEKDPRQYQAIRLDNGMTVLLVSDTLATKSLAALALPVGSLENPRNQQGLAHYLEHMVLMGSKRYPEPDNLAEFLKKHGGSHNASTAPYRTAFYLEVENDALQPAADRLADAIAEPLLDPVNADRERNAVNAELTMARSRDGLRMAQVGAETLNPQHPSSLFAGGNLETLRDKPGSKLHDALQDFYQRYYSANLMKAVIYSNKPLAELQKIAVATFGRVASHNATVPAIDVPVVTDQQKGIVIHYVPAQPRKQLKIEFRIENNSDKFRSKTDTLIGYLIGNRSKNTLSDWLQSQGLADSVSGGADPMIDRNGGIFSIAVSLTDKGQANRDRVVAAVFSYLKTLRDGGIDKRYFDEVAHVLDLDFRYPSITRDMDYIEWLVDTMLRVPVEHTLDASYIADRYDPQAIKARLDGMTPQNARIWYISPQEPHNKTAYFVDAPYQVDKISAKTFSQWQAESDKITLSLPVLNPYIPDDFSLIKPAHGYDRPQELVNKPGLRVFYMPSQYYADEPKASITLSLRNEQAMNSAQNQVLFALNDYLAGVALDELSSQASVGGISFSTGENDGVTFSASGFTQRLPKLMNQLIAGYTRFTPTGQQLEQAKSWYIERLDAAEKGKAFELAIQPAQLLSRLPYTQRSERRKIVPTVTLQQLADYRKMLLEKAAPELLVVGNMTPEAVTTLADEVKNQLNCSGERWWHNNEVVVDQLKRANLEKAGSSTDSALAAVYVPTGYGEHQSMASSALLSQIIQPWFYNQLRTEEQLGYAVFAFQMPVGRQWGIGFLLQSNVKQPAYLLTRFQAFYPTAEKRLREMKKEDFAQYQAAMINELKQRPQTLDEEAGRFSKDFSRENYRFDTREKVIAQVQQLTPAALADFFHQAVIAPNGLALLSQISGSHHGKADYAVAPGWTTWKDLSTLQQSFPVIQDKP encoded by the coding sequence ATGCGTCGTTATGCAGTCTGGTTAGCTTGTTTTGTCTCAGTAGCTCTGTTCAGCCCGCTGAGTATGGCGGAGAACGGTTGGCAGCCCATCGCGGAAACCATTCATAAAAGCGAAAAAGATCCGCGCCAGTATCAGGCGATCCGTCTGGATAACGGCATGACCGTGCTGCTGGTGTCCGACACGCTGGCCACCAAGTCGCTGGCGGCGCTGGCGCTGCCGGTCGGCTCGCTGGAAAACCCGCGCAACCAGCAGGGGCTGGCACACTACCTTGAACATATGGTGCTGATGGGCTCCAAACGCTACCCGGAGCCGGATAACCTCGCCGAATTCCTCAAAAAGCACGGCGGTAGCCATAACGCCAGTACCGCGCCTTACCGTACCGCCTTCTATCTGGAAGTGGAAAATGACGCCCTGCAACCGGCCGCCGACCGGCTGGCGGACGCCATCGCCGAGCCGCTGCTCGACCCGGTTAACGCCGACCGCGAACGTAACGCGGTCAACGCCGAGCTGACCATGGCCCGTTCGCGTGACGGCCTGCGCATGGCGCAGGTGGGGGCGGAAACGCTTAACCCGCAGCACCCGAGCTCGCTGTTCGCCGGCGGCAACCTGGAGACGCTGCGCGATAAACCCGGCAGCAAGCTGCACGATGCGCTGCAGGATTTCTACCAGCGTTACTACTCGGCCAACCTGATGAAAGCGGTGATCTACAGCAACAAGCCGCTGGCGGAGCTGCAGAAGATTGCCGTCGCCACCTTTGGCCGCGTCGCCAGCCACAACGCTACCGTGCCGGCGATCGACGTACCGGTGGTGACCGACCAGCAGAAAGGCATTGTGATCCACTACGTGCCGGCCCAGCCGCGCAAGCAGCTGAAGATCGAATTCCGCATTGAAAATAACAGCGATAAGTTCCGCAGCAAAACCGACACGCTGATCGGCTACCTGATCGGCAACCGCAGCAAAAACACCCTGTCGGACTGGCTGCAGAGCCAGGGGCTGGCCGACTCGGTCAGCGGCGGGGCCGATCCGATGATTGACCGCAACGGCGGTATCTTCTCGATTGCCGTCTCGCTGACCGACAAAGGCCAGGCCAACCGCGATCGGGTCGTGGCGGCGGTGTTCAGCTACCTGAAGACCCTGCGCGACGGCGGCATTGATAAACGTTACTTCGATGAAGTGGCCCACGTGCTCGACCTGGACTTCCGCTACCCGTCGATTACCCGTGATATGGACTACATCGAGTGGCTGGTGGATACCATGCTGCGCGTACCGGTTGAGCACACGCTGGATGCTTCCTATATTGCCGACCGCTACGACCCGCAGGCGATTAAAGCGCGGCTGGACGGCATGACGCCGCAGAACGCACGTATCTGGTATATCAGCCCGCAGGAGCCGCACAACAAAACCGCTTACTTTGTTGACGCCCCTTATCAGGTGGACAAAATCAGCGCGAAGACCTTCAGCCAGTGGCAGGCGGAAAGCGACAAAATCACTTTGTCGCTGCCGGTGCTCAACCCCTACATTCCCGATGATTTCAGCCTGATTAAACCGGCGCACGGCTACGATCGCCCGCAGGAGCTGGTCAACAAGCCGGGGCTGCGGGTGTTCTACATGCCCAGCCAGTACTACGCCGATGAGCCGAAGGCCAGCATCACCCTGTCGCTGCGCAATGAGCAGGCGATGAACAGCGCGCAGAACCAGGTGCTGTTTGCCCTCAATGATTATCTGGCCGGCGTGGCGCTGGATGAACTGAGCTCACAGGCGTCGGTGGGCGGCATCAGCTTCTCGACCGGTGAAAATGACGGGGTGACCTTCAGCGCCAGCGGCTTTACCCAGCGCCTGCCGAAGCTGATGAACCAGCTGATTGCCGGCTACACCCGTTTCACGCCTACCGGGCAGCAGCTGGAGCAGGCTAAATCCTGGTATATCGAGCGGCTGGACGCCGCCGAAAAGGGCAAAGCGTTTGAGCTGGCGATCCAGCCTGCGCAGCTGCTGTCGCGCCTGCCGTACACCCAGCGCAGTGAACGCCGTAAGATTGTGCCAACCGTTACGCTGCAGCAGCTGGCGGACTACCGCAAAATGCTGCTGGAAAAAGCCGCCCCGGAACTGCTGGTGGTGGGCAACATGACCCCGGAAGCGGTCACCACGCTGGCCGATGAGGTGAAAAATCAGCTCAACTGTTCCGGTGAGCGCTGGTGGCACAACAACGAAGTGGTGGTGGACCAGCTTAAGCGGGCCAATCTGGAAAAAGCCGGCAGCAGCACCGACTCCGCGCTGGCGGCAGTCTACGTGCCGACCGGCTATGGCGAGCATCAGAGCATGGCCAGCAGCGCGCTGCTCAGCCAGATTATTCAGCCGTGGTTCTACAACCAGCTGCGCACCGAAGAGCAGCTGGGCTATGCGGTATTCGCCTTCCAGATGCCGGTCGGCCGCCAGTGGGGGATCGGTTTCCTGCTGCAGAGCAACGTCAAACAGCCGGCATACCTGTTAACCCGTTTCCAGGCGTTCTACCCGACGGCGGAAAAACGGCTGCGTGAAATGAAAAAAGAGGACTTCGCCCAGTATCAGGCGGCGATGATCAACGAGCTGAAACAGCGCCCGCAGACGCTGGATGAAGAGGCCGGGCGCTTCAGCAAGGATTTCAGCCGGGAAAATTACCGTTTTGACACCCGTGAGAAGGTGATTGCCCAGGTGCAACAGCTGACGCCTGCCGCTCTGGCCGACTTCTTCCACCAGGCGGTAATCGCCCCGAACGGCCTGGCGCTGCTGTCGCAGATCTCCGGCAGCCATCACGGCAAAGCGGACTACGCGGTGGCACCGGGCTGGACCACCTGGAAAGATCTGTCGACGCTGCAGCAGTCGTTCCCGGTGATTCAGGATAAGCCATGA
- the recC gene encoding exodeoxyribonuclease V subunit gamma translates to MFTVYHSNQLDILKTLASWQIENQPLQDPLRPEVVLVQSPGMAQWLQMSLADEFGIAANIDFPLPASFIWDMFVSVLPGIPKESAFNKSSMSWKLMAILPAMLADDAFTPLRHYLSDDDDKRKLFQLATKVADLFDQYLVYRPQWLNQWQQGQLVEGLAEAQAWQAPLWAALVEYTHQLGQPEWHRANLYQRFIHALEKSTTRPANLPDRVFICGISALPPVYLQALQALGRHIDIHLLFTNPCRHYWGDIQDYAFLAKLQNRHRKHYQQQHDVPQFLDGGSAATLFNPAGEQQLSNPLLASWGKLGRDNLYLLAQMEPNEVVAFVDIDPTNLLQTIKRDLLELEDNAVLGLAAGEWNSSRDKRVLAEEDRSIVIHQCHSAQREVEVLQDRLLALMAEDASLTPRDIIVMVADIDAYTPFIQAVFGNAPPERQLPFAISDRRASQAHPALQAYLALLNLPESRFTAEEVLALLEVPAVAGRFAVDEEGLRLLRHWVAESGIRWGLDDDSVRELDLPATGQHTWHFGLTRMLLGYAMNSDAGDWQGILPYDESSGLIAELAGNLAGLLMQLNRWRQWLSEARGLDAWLPLCRQMLDDFFVRDADTEAALTLIEEQWQQAVQYGLEARFDQAVPLALLRDELTSRLDQQRISQRFLAGPVNFCTLMPMRSIPFRVVCLLGMNDGVYPRTLPPLGFDLMSQQGQKGDRSRRDDDRYLFLEALNSAQQQLYISYIARSIQDNTERYPSVLVSELVEYISQSFCLAADRDRDVDSSAQAVVKHLQHLHSRMPFAAENFSEGSEFTSYAAEWLPAASAAGSAHPPFMQTLEPLEENTLSFERLVRFWRHPVRAFFSLRLGVSFQLEESGLPDAEPFALDGLSRYQLNSQLLNSLIDGGDGQQLYRRQRAAGALPYGAFGELLWQEQQQEMSDLAARVKDLRAGAENREILLECGGVALTGWLTQVQDSGLLRWRPGVLNYTDGLTLWLEHLVYCASGGSGSSRMLGRLESEWHFPAMAAEQAQQQLAGYIAGYQQGLCLPLLLTRSGAAWLEASYDGNSGTLLRDEATQKKAQAKLLAAWQGNYQIEGEGSDPSLQRLIRQLDDEAVQQFTAAAERWLLPMRQWHQPQQ, encoded by the coding sequence ATGTTTACCGTTTACCACTCCAATCAGCTGGACATACTGAAAACGCTGGCGTCATGGCAGATCGAAAACCAGCCGCTGCAGGATCCGCTGCGCCCGGAGGTGGTACTGGTACAGAGCCCCGGCATGGCGCAGTGGCTGCAGATGTCGCTGGCCGACGAGTTCGGCATTGCCGCCAACATTGATTTTCCGCTGCCCGCCAGCTTTATCTGGGACATGTTCGTAAGCGTGCTGCCGGGGATCCCGAAAGAGAGCGCCTTCAACAAGTCCAGCATGAGCTGGAAGCTGATGGCGATCCTGCCCGCAATGCTGGCGGACGATGCCTTTACCCCGCTGCGCCACTACCTGAGCGACGACGACGACAAGCGCAAGCTGTTCCAGCTGGCGACTAAGGTCGCCGACCTGTTTGACCAGTATCTGGTCTACCGACCGCAGTGGCTGAATCAGTGGCAGCAGGGGCAGTTAGTCGAGGGGCTGGCGGAGGCGCAGGCCTGGCAGGCGCCGCTGTGGGCGGCGCTGGTGGAGTACACCCACCAGCTGGGCCAGCCGGAATGGCACCGTGCCAACCTCTATCAGCGCTTTATTCACGCTCTGGAAAAAAGCACCACCCGTCCGGCCAACCTGCCGGATCGGGTGTTTATCTGCGGTATTTCAGCGCTGCCGCCGGTCTATCTGCAGGCGCTGCAGGCGCTGGGCCGCCACATTGATATTCACCTGCTGTTTACCAACCCCTGCCGCCACTACTGGGGCGATATTCAGGACTACGCCTTCCTGGCGAAGCTGCAGAACCGCCATCGCAAACACTATCAGCAGCAGCATGACGTGCCGCAGTTCCTCGATGGCGGCAGCGCCGCGACGCTGTTTAACCCGGCGGGTGAGCAGCAGCTGAGTAACCCGTTGCTGGCCTCGTGGGGCAAGCTGGGGCGCGATAACCTCTATCTGCTGGCGCAGATGGAGCCGAACGAAGTGGTGGCCTTCGTCGATATCGATCCGACCAATCTGCTGCAGACCATCAAGCGCGACCTGCTGGAGCTGGAAGATAACGCCGTGCTCGGGCTGGCCGCCGGGGAGTGGAACAGCAGCCGTGACAAACGCGTGCTGGCCGAAGAGGACCGCTCAATCGTTATTCACCAGTGCCACAGCGCCCAGCGTGAGGTCGAGGTGCTGCAGGACCGGCTGCTGGCGCTGATGGCGGAAGATGCCAGCCTGACGCCGCGCGACATTATCGTGATGGTAGCGGACATCGACGCCTACACGCCGTTTATTCAGGCGGTGTTTGGCAACGCGCCGCCGGAGCGCCAGCTGCCGTTTGCCATCTCCGACCGCCGCGCCAGCCAGGCGCACCCGGCGCTGCAGGCCTATCTGGCGTTGCTCAACCTGCCGGAAAGCCGGTTTACCGCCGAAGAGGTGCTGGCATTGCTGGAGGTACCGGCGGTGGCAGGGCGTTTCGCGGTAGATGAAGAGGGCCTGCGCCTGCTGCGTCACTGGGTGGCCGAGTCCGGCATCCGCTGGGGGCTGGATGATGACAGCGTACGCGAGCTGGATCTGCCCGCCACCGGCCAGCACACCTGGCACTTTGGCCTGACCCGCATGCTGCTGGGCTATGCGATGAACAGCGACGCGGGCGACTGGCAGGGGATCCTGCCTTACGATGAGTCGAGCGGGCTGATCGCCGAGCTGGCGGGTAACCTCGCTGGCCTGCTGATGCAGCTGAACCGCTGGCGACAGTGGCTGAGCGAGGCGCGCGGGCTGGACGCCTGGCTGCCGCTGTGCCGCCAGATGCTGGATGATTTCTTTGTGCGGGATGCCGATACGGAAGCGGCGCTGACGCTGATCGAGGAGCAGTGGCAGCAGGCGGTGCAGTACGGCCTGGAAGCCCGGTTTGATCAGGCGGTACCGCTGGCGCTGCTGCGCGATGAGCTGACCTCGCGGCTCGACCAGCAGCGCATCAGCCAGCGCTTCCTCGCCGGCCCGGTCAACTTCTGCACCCTGATGCCGATGCGCTCCATTCCCTTCCGCGTGGTCTGCCTGCTGGGGATGAACGACGGGGTTTATCCGCGCACCCTGCCGCCGCTCGGCTTTGACCTGATGAGCCAGCAGGGCCAAAAGGGCGACCGCAGCCGCCGTGACGATGACCGCTACCTGTTCCTGGAAGCGCTCAACTCGGCGCAGCAGCAGCTCTATATCAGCTATATCGCCCGCTCGATTCAGGATAATACGGAACGATATCCTTCGGTGCTGGTCAGTGAACTGGTGGAGTACATAAGCCAGAGCTTCTGCCTGGCGGCGGACCGCGATCGCGACGTCGACAGCAGCGCGCAGGCGGTGGTTAAACACCTGCAGCATCTGCACAGCCGGATGCCGTTTGCGGCGGAAAACTTCAGTGAAGGGTCGGAGTTTACCAGCTACGCCGCCGAGTGGCTGCCCGCCGCCAGCGCGGCCGGCAGCGCGCATCCGCCGTTTATGCAGACGCTGGAGCCGCTGGAGGAAAATACGCTGAGCTTTGAACGGCTGGTGCGTTTCTGGCGGCATCCGGTGCGGGCGTTTTTCAGCCTGCGGCTGGGCGTCAGCTTCCAGCTGGAGGAGAGCGGCCTGCCGGACGCCGAGCCGTTCGCGCTGGACGGGCTGAGCCGTTATCAGCTTAACAGCCAGCTGCTGAACAGCCTTATAGACGGCGGCGACGGCCAGCAGCTCTACCGTCGTCAGCGGGCGGCGGGCGCGCTGCCCTACGGGGCGTTCGGCGAGCTGTTGTGGCAGGAGCAGCAGCAGGAGATGAGCGATCTGGCCGCCCGGGTAAAGGATCTGCGCGCCGGGGCGGAGAACCGCGAGATCCTGCTGGAGTGCGGCGGCGTGGCGCTGACCGGCTGGCTGACCCAGGTGCAGGACAGTGGCCTGCTGCGCTGGCGGCCCGGTGTGCTCAACTACACCGACGGCCTGACGCTGTGGCTGGAACATCTGGTCTACTGCGCCAGCGGCGGCAGCGGCAGCAGCCGCATGCTTGGCCGGCTGGAGAGCGAATGGCACTTCCCGGCGATGGCGGCAGAGCAGGCGCAGCAGCAGCTTGCGGGTTATATCGCGGGTTATCAGCAGGGGCTGTGCCTGCCGCTGCTGCTGACCCGCAGCGGCGCGGCCTGGCTGGAGGCCAGCTATGACGGCAACAGCGGCACGCTGCTGCGCGATGAGGCCACGCAGAAGAAAGCCCAGGCGAAGCTGCTGGCCGCCTGGCAGGGCAATTATCAGATAGAGGGCGAGGGCAGCGACCCCTCACTGCAGCGGCTGATCCGTCAACTGGATGACGAGGCCGTGCAGCAGTTCACCGCCGCGGCCGAACGGTGGCTGCTGCCGATGCGTCAGTGGCACCAGCCGCAGCAGTAA
- the recB gene encoding exodeoxyribonuclease V subunit beta, with product MSQPASPLQPLSLPLRGERLIEASAGTGKTFTIGLLYLRLLLGLGGDAAYGRPLTVEEILVVTFTEAATAELRGRIRANIHELRIACVRGDSANPMLRELMAGVADLSQAAAMLLAAERQMDDAGIFTIHGFCQRMLNLNAFESGMMFEQQLIEDETPLRRRAAADFWRRHCYPLPLPVAAAVRELWSGPDALLKTLSPWLNGEAPTLRSAPHPDETLEQRHQQIISRIAAIKAAWLAAGDLQALIEASGVDRRSYSSKHLPAWLEKITLWAQSDTLDYAVPKDLERFGQQMLSDKTKKGEAPRHALFAQIDDFLAQPRTLEDLLIARALSDIRRITQQEKRLHAQLGFDDLLGRFDAALQQPAGEALAAAVRQRYPVALIDEFQDTDPQQYRIFHRLYVRQPESALLLIGDPKQAIYAFRGADIFTYMRARTEVSAHYTLQTNWRSSPAMVSSVNQLFARLPQPFLFNEIPFIAVSAAEPNQRLSFTVDGVEQPALKLWLQPGEGVGVSDYQQAMARCCAAEISQWLAAGQQGLALIGKTGSQQPLRASDITILVRSRGEAAVMRDALQRLAIPSVYLSNRDSVFTSNEARELLWLLQAVLNPEQERTLRTALASSLFGFDALTLDQLGRDERAWDRLVDEFDHYRQRWLKRGVLPMLRELMLKRQMAENLLASEGGERRLTDLLHLGELLQEAAAGLDSEHALVRWLAQQLEQPDGQVANQQLRLESDRHLVQIVTIHKSKGLQYPLVWLPFVANFREADSAVYHDRQTFAALLDLQPDEESAALAEQERLAEDLRLLYVALTRSVYHCSVGVAPLVKGTRKKEGASDLHRSALGWLLQRGEAADAATLQALLAAMQCEHTALADAAGSDAPRFQPEAEAPENLRCLPLPRALRDDWRVTSYSGLQQHGAAQTLDLLPRFDVDAVGEAQPESARQLTPHSFPRGAAPGTFLHGLFEAIDFTAPLDDVWLLEQLQGQGLSEEWLPVMRDWLSRILQTPLNESGVSLNQLSPEACRVELQFYLPISRLLTAGALDALVRQDPLSAGTPPLEFHQVQGMLKGFIDLVFCWQGKYYLLDYKSNWLGEDQSAYTQPAMAQAMQSHRYDLQYQLYTLALHRYLRHRLPDYDYRQHFGGVIYLFLRGLDGEEGSHGIFTARPELSFVEALDQLFRGDEETAR from the coding sequence ATGAGCCAGCCCGCCAGCCCGCTGCAACCGTTAAGCCTGCCGCTGCGAGGTGAACGGCTGATTGAAGCCTCTGCAGGCACCGGTAAAACCTTTACCATCGGGCTGCTCTATCTGCGCCTGCTGCTGGGGCTGGGCGGAGACGCGGCGTACGGGCGGCCGCTGACCGTGGAGGAGATTCTGGTGGTGACCTTTACCGAGGCCGCCACCGCCGAACTGCGCGGGCGCATCCGCGCCAATATCCACGAACTGCGCATCGCCTGCGTGCGCGGCGACAGCGCCAACCCGATGCTGCGCGAGCTGATGGCGGGCGTCGCCGATCTGTCGCAGGCGGCGGCAATGCTGCTGGCCGCCGAGCGGCAGATGGATGACGCCGGCATTTTCACCATTCACGGCTTCTGCCAGCGTATGCTTAATCTGAACGCCTTTGAGTCCGGCATGATGTTTGAGCAGCAGCTGATCGAAGATGAAACGCCGCTGCGCCGTCGCGCGGCGGCCGACTTCTGGCGTCGCCACTGCTATCCGCTGCCGCTGCCGGTGGCCGCCGCGGTGCGCGAGCTGTGGTCCGGGCCGGACGCGCTGCTGAAAACGCTGTCGCCATGGCTGAACGGTGAAGCACCGACTCTGCGCTCGGCGCCGCACCCGGATGAAACGCTGGAGCAGCGGCACCAGCAGATTATCAGCCGCATTGCGGCGATCAAGGCGGCGTGGCTGGCGGCGGGCGATCTGCAGGCGCTGATTGAGGCTTCCGGCGTTGACCGGCGCAGCTACAGTAGTAAGCACTTACCTGCGTGGCTGGAAAAAATCACCTTGTGGGCGCAAAGCGATACTCTCGACTATGCGGTGCCGAAAGATCTCGAGCGCTTCGGCCAGCAGATGCTTAGCGACAAGACTAAAAAAGGCGAAGCGCCGCGCCACGCGCTGTTTGCGCAGATCGACGACTTCCTCGCGCAGCCGCGCACGCTGGAAGACCTGCTGATTGCCCGCGCGCTGAGCGACATTCGCCGCATCACCCAGCAGGAAAAACGCCTGCACGCGCAGCTCGGCTTTGACGATCTGCTCGGGCGCTTTGACGCCGCGCTGCAGCAGCCCGCCGGTGAGGCGCTGGCCGCCGCCGTCCGGCAGCGCTATCCGGTGGCGCTGATCGATGAGTTTCAGGACACCGACCCGCAGCAGTACCGCATCTTTCACCGGCTGTACGTTCGCCAGCCGGAGAGCGCGCTGCTGCTGATCGGCGATCCGAAGCAGGCTATCTACGCCTTTCGCGGCGCCGACATCTTTACCTATATGCGCGCCCGCACCGAAGTTAGCGCCCACTACACGCTGCAGACCAACTGGCGATCCTCGCCGGCGATGGTCAGTAGCGTCAATCAGCTGTTTGCGCGCCTGCCACAGCCGTTTCTGTTTAACGAAATCCCGTTTATCGCGGTCAGCGCGGCGGAACCCAATCAGCGGCTGAGCTTCACCGTTGACGGCGTGGAGCAGCCGGCGCTGAAGCTGTGGCTGCAGCCCGGCGAAGGCGTCGGGGTCAGCGACTATCAGCAGGCGATGGCCCGCTGCTGCGCCGCTGAAATCAGCCAGTGGCTGGCGGCGGGCCAGCAGGGGCTGGCGCTGATCGGCAAAACCGGCAGCCAGCAGCCGCTGCGGGCGTCGGATATTACCATTCTGGTGCGCAGCCGTGGCGAAGCCGCGGTGATGCGCGATGCGCTACAGCGGCTGGCGATCCCGTCGGTGTATCTGTCGAACCGCGACAGCGTGTTTACCTCGAACGAAGCGCGTGAGCTGCTGTGGCTGCTGCAGGCGGTGCTGAACCCGGAGCAGGAGCGCACGCTGCGCACCGCGCTGGCCAGCAGCCTGTTTGGTTTCGATGCGCTGACGCTGGACCAGCTGGGCCGCGACGAACGCGCCTGGGATCGGCTGGTGGACGAGTTTGACCACTATCGCCAGCGCTGGCTGAAGCGTGGGGTGCTGCCGATGCTGCGTGAGCTGATGCTGAAGCGGCAGATGGCCGAGAATCTGCTGGCTTCGGAGGGCGGTGAACGCCGGCTGACCGACCTGCTGCACCTCGGCGAGCTGCTGCAGGAGGCGGCGGCCGGGCTCGACAGCGAACACGCGCTGGTACGCTGGCTGGCGCAGCAGCTGGAGCAGCCCGACGGCCAGGTGGCGAATCAGCAGCTGCGGCTGGAGAGCGACCGCCATCTGGTGCAGATTGTTACCATCCATAAATCCAAAGGGCTGCAGTATCCGCTGGTGTGGCTGCCGTTTGTCGCCAACTTCCGCGAGGCCGACAGCGCCGTTTACCATGACCGGCAGACCTTTGCCGCGCTGCTCGACCTGCAGCCGGACGAGGAGAGCGCAGCGCTGGCCGAGCAGGAGCGGCTGGCCGAAGATCTGCGCCTGCTGTACGTGGCGCTGACGCGGTCGGTGTATCACTGCAGCGTCGGGGTGGCCCCGCTGGTAAAGGGAACGCGTAAAAAAGAGGGGGCCAGCGATCTGCACCGCAGCGCGCTGGGCTGGCTGTTACAGCGTGGGGAAGCGGCGGATGCCGCCACGCTGCAGGCGCTGCTGGCGGCGATGCAGTGTGAGCATACCGCGCTGGCTGACGCTGCGGGCAGCGACGCACCGCGCTTCCAGCCGGAAGCTGAAGCGCCGGAAAACCTGCGCTGCCTGCCGCTGCCGCGTGCCTTACGCGACGACTGGCGGGTGACCAGCTACTCCGGCCTGCAGCAGCACGGTGCGGCGCAGACGCTGGATCTGCTGCCGCGGTTTGACGTCGATGCGGTCGGCGAAGCGCAGCCGGAGAGCGCCCGGCAGCTGACGCCGCACAGCTTCCCGCGCGGTGCGGCACCCGGCACTTTCCTGCACGGCCTGTTTGAGGCGATCGACTTCACCGCCCCGCTGGATGACGTCTGGCTGCTGGAGCAGCTGCAGGGCCAGGGGCTGAGCGAGGAGTGGCTGCCGGTGATGCGCGACTGGCTGAGCCGCATTCTGCAGACCCCGTTAAATGAGAGCGGGGTCAGCCTGAATCAGCTGTCGCCGGAAGCCTGCCGCGTTGAGCTGCAGTTCTACCTGCCGATCTCCAGGCTGCTTACCGCCGGCGCGCTCGATGCGCTGGTGCGTCAGGATCCGCTGTCGGCCGGGACGCCGCCGCTGGAGTTTCACCAGGTGCAGGGCATGCTGAAGGGCTTTATCGACCTGGTGTTCTGCTGGCAGGGCAAATACTACCTGCTGGACTACAAATCTAACTGGCTGGGTGAGGACCAGAGCGCCTACACCCAGCCGGCTATGGCCCAGGCGATGCAGTCGCACCGTTACGATCTGCAGTATCAGCTCTATACCCTGGCGCTGCACCGCTACCTGCGCCACCGCCTGCCGGACTATGACTACCGGCAGCACTTTGGCGGGGTGATTTATCTGTTCCTGCGTGGGCTGGACGGCGAAGAGGGCAGCCACGGCATCTTCACCGCCCGCCCTGAGCTGAGCTTTGTTGAGGCGCTGGACCAGCTGTTCCGTGGCGATGAGGAGACGGCACGATGA